The Microcystis panniformis FACHB-1757 region AAGTGGCGGCTTTTTGTCCCACTTTTGAAGCTACCAGATTGTCATCAAGGGTTTGGATCGATCGATCTCCACGAAAAAAACGAAACATAGTTTTTGATTCATTGTTAACACTTGCTTCGGGTAAGTCTAAATCGTCGGCTATTTTTTGAAAAATTGCCCCTAATAAACAGGCTAAAGCAATGGCAGTTATAATATAACCTGAATCGTGGGGACGGCGCAAGGTGAGAATTAAAGCTAATAAAAATAATCCTACCAATCTACCCGTAGATTTTTCTCGAAAAATAGTAAAGCTAATCCCACTAATGATTGAGGTGAGAAAAACAGCGACAAAATCGTGAACGATTAATCCCCAGAAAACATTAGTAGTTCCCGCACCTTTTCCTAACCAATAGCGCCCCATGACTAAGGCAATTAAAGCTAATAATTCCCAAGTGGAGCCGGTGGGAAAAAATAAACGGGTTAGGAAAATAACGATAATTCCCTTGGCTGCTTCCGAAATTACCGCCAAAATTCCTACCAATTTACCCCCATGGTAAAAAGCGGCAGTTACACCGATATTACCAGTACCTAATTGGGATAATTTACGTCCAGTTACGAGATAATTTATCCAATCGATCAGAGGCAGTCCACCGATTATGGGACAGACTAAAAAAATAAATAGGGATCCCAAAATTTCTCTCATTTAAAATGCGTCTTAGTTTACGATCTTGTCTTAGTAACGACCTTGATAACATGAACACGAAAGCGATAATATAAATTGAGCTTAATGGCTTAAAACCCAAGCAGATGGAGCAAATAAAGGCAATAATTGCGGATTTTAAGCGGCAAAATCAACCACTCAAACTGAAGAAAAAAACGAAAAGAGTAAGGTGGACGATGCACACCCTACAGACTTAAGAAAATCTGATTGACAGTGAGATTTAATTCCGTGAAAGTCTGGGAGATCAGGATATCTCTGTCTCGAAATTGCCGAATTTGATATTCTTCCTCAACTAAGCGACAAACAGAGATGGTCGGTTGTTTAGGAGTGCCGAGAAAATTACGCCCACCCAAGGCTGCATAATCGACAATCCAATATTCAGGAATACCCATTTCTTCATAATCAGCAAATTTTAAGTAGTAATCATCACGCCAGTTAGTCGATACCACTTCAATGATCAGAGGGATAGATGCACCATCCCTAAGGATTGATTCTTTTTTCCATAATTTTTCCTGAGCGAGCTTGGTTCGATTTAGCACTAATACATCAGGAAAATAACCAGAATTTTTACCAGCAGGTCTGACAATCGCTTGGTTAGGAATTAAATAAGGAAGCCCTAGTCTATCAATTATTCCACTGAGTTTAACAGTTAAAAATCCTTTGATTTCCTCGTGTTCTCCTGCGGGTTGTGCCATTTCAATAATATTTCCCTTGTGTAGCTCATAACGCACTCCCGAATTTTCAGGCAGCCAAAGGACGAATTCCTCGAAATTAACAGTTTTAGGTAAAGTTTGGCTCATAGCTGGCAAAATAGCATTCTCTCTCTACTAACTTCCTTAGCTCTATTTTACCTTAAATGCAAGGTGGGCATTGCCCACCCTACAAACTCTCTACATAATCTGCGATCGCACTATCGCTGCCAAAAACGATGAGGACGAAACCAAAAATATAATTGGTAACGACGGCGAGGTTCATAAAAGGAGTCAGTTGCCAGTTAGTTTTTAGATCTCCATTTGGCAATATTACACCCTCATAAAATTCTTTACCACCGGAGCCGCCTAGTAAGTTTATGATCGGGTCTCCTTGATTAACGCTGAATGTTACAGCCCCTCCTGATGATGAAGACGATGTCGGCGGCTTAGATGTGTAGTTATAGCGCTTTTCACGTTACTGAGGTATCGACAAGTTTTGCCAACAAAGGGTTTAAGCCCCTTGCCCATGGCTCATTCTGATGAAAAATGCTATGATTGCTTTGAGCGCATAGAAGAGACGAGTGCTAATATTAGGAACAACAGCTTCGGAAATTTCCGCTCCTCCTGGATAATAGATATAGCTATCGGAAATTTCCAATCCCTCTGGATAATTTGTCGGGGGAACGGCGAACGTAGTGATTTCCCTGGCAAGGGCTTCGGAAATTTCTGATTCTCCTGGATAATAGATATAGCTATCGGAAATTTCCAATCCCTCTGGATAATAGGTATAGGTAAATGTGGTATATTTTGAGTTATCAGAAAATGCCGGGGGACGTAATTGCGGAACTTCTCCACCCACTACCGCAGCCCCAGAGCAATCTTCAAGGGGCATATATTGTTTAGCCATCGAAATCTCCTTAGTAATCGATAACGGAAAAAAGTGAGAGATTTAACTGGAATTACACTGATGGACAAAATTAACAAATCAACTCTGCTGTAACTCATACTACTCAGTCCTCTATGCTAAGATGATCCAAAAAACGCAAGTTTTTAAATTGATGGGCAAAAAAAATTTTGATTTTACTCAATAACCAAATAGTTATATATAGATGTTTATTTTTGACAGTAAAACCGATATTTTAATTAATTCTCAGGAATTAACCTTTAAAAGTGAATATTTTTGTGACTTTTCTCGCTATTTTCAGAATCGAGAATTTGTCAACGGAGATGCTTTACAACTCAGTGGTGATCATTTTGAAGGGTATCTTTCAAAGATCATCATCGATGAAGTGATGTTAGAATTATCGCAACGTAATTGTTTAATAAATGTTGTGGGAGTAGTCCATTCTAAAATGTGGGTTTTTGCGATTCCTATTCAGGTGAATTCCGTCTTCTTCCAAAATTTGTACTCAGTAGAAAATAACTATCTTGGGATTGTCCCCCCTAAATCAGAAATTTCCATTTTTCAACATCCCTTTTCCAATCGTTTTCAGCTTTACGTTCATGATAATTATCTGCAACAATTGTGCCAAAATTTAGAGCTACCAGAAGCGAAAAAGTTTTTAAATTCTTCCGCTTCTTCTGTTGTGATTTGCCCATCGGAAAAAATTCGTCATCTCCAACAATCTTGTCATCAACTTTATCGAATGCTATTTAAGGCTCTTCGTTACTTGTTATGGTTCGATAGGGGGCATAAATCGACTAAATCCTTATCTGGCAAGAGACTTAATTGATTAGTTCGCTCTAGATCAAAAATAATTGACAAAAATCGCTAAATGCCTTTCTATATAAGGGTTACATCCCTTATAACCCCCGTCCATTGCATAACACAAACCGAAGAGCCCTATTTAATTTAGATCGTCAACAAATATCTGGGCAAAGAAAAGCATTAAGATTAAATTTTTTCAAGCAAAAATTAAAAGAAGAAATTGTCAAAGATTTTCTTTTGACTTTAGCAGTAACCAAAGATATTAAAACTCCTAAAAACACTATCAGACGCACCTCTATTCTCAAAAAAGCAGAAGAAATGATGAGAAAAAATCTGCGTTCTGATCTGACTATTCCAGCGATTTGTCAAGAATTAAAAGTAAGTCAACGCACCTTAGAATATATATTTAAAGACTTCTATCAAATGTCTCCTTACAATTATTTTAAATTGCTTCGTCTTAATGCTTTACATCAATCTCTTAACCAAAATAATCAGACAAAATTAATTTATGAAATTGCTGAAGAATTAGGTTTTTTTCACCGAGGATATCTGGCCTCTGATTATAAAAAACTGTTTGGTTACTTCCCCTCTGAAACCTAAAAAAATAGTAGGGGTAGGAATTAGGATTATTTTTTCTTTGAGGACTAAATTCCTAACTCCTGTTTCAATTCATCGGCTCTCCCGGACTTGTTTGATAGGGGCGTATATTGTACGCCCTTTCTTCGATCTCATAACCTCAAGAGAGCCATTAATAATTAGCCCCATCGAGATTAATTTACTTAGGGCTTGCTGAATAAATCTAAAAACCTTGTTGGATAAGGCTTTTAGACTTTTTTGACCTCAAAAAGTGCCGACCATTGGAGGGATCGGGGGTAAAATTCAGGTACTTTTTCCCTGAAAATTAGGTAACTGACTACCTCAAAATCGGTAAAACCCTACACCCCACACCCCACACCCCACACCCTGCCCCCACCAACAAACTTTTTCAGCAGACCCTACTTAATTCCCACTAAAAAAGTTGTACCGATCGCCATAATTGCCAATCCGATGAACTTACTAATTAGAGTCGCTTGCTTGGCTAATTTTTCCTTAATGACACTGCCAAGGAAAAAAGCACCAGATGCGATCGCTAATTGGATCACGGTAAAACCGATTAAATAGGCAACTAAAGCGGCAACTCGCGCCCCGATAATTGATTCTCCGTAGGCATAACCGTGGAAAATTCCCGCAATCATTGCCAGAGTTGCCAGAGCGATCGTATAGAGATTAGAATGAGTTTGTAACCCTTTTTTCAGGGTTAAAACCACGCCAAAAATTACCACAGAAAGGGCAACAATCCCTTCAGGAAAAAGTAAATTTATTCCCTGTAAATGAATACCTGTGCCGATTAAAGTGGCAATCGCAAAAGCGAGCGGAATTAATAAACCCTGTTCCATCCCCACAGCAATTAAACCACTAGCCACCACAAAAGCTAAATGATCTAAACCGATAATTGGGTGAGCTAAACCCGATAAAAATCCGTTCCAAAAATTATCGGGAGTTTGCCCTGCCATGGCATGATGGGCAAGGGTTTTGCTGGCAAAAATTAACAGGAAGAGAGGGACAATAGTTAATATCTTTGTCCAGCTTTGACGAAAAATTATCTTCATTGATTACCTCAAAATTATGATTCGGAAACCCGCGCAACAATCGCCCGATGTCGGGGACTGGTGGGGTAATGATCGGTGCTTGAAACCCCGCTTCAACTAATGCCTGTTCGATATCGAGAGTAAAATATTGATCGAGATAGGGTTCGGTACTCTTGAGTAAGGTGAGGACATAAGGGGGCATTTTTCGATAAATTTCCGAGCGCGGATTCATATCCATCAGCGTCAAATAACCCCCCGATCGCAATAAACGACGCGCTTCGGCGAAAATTTCTCTAGTAGCCTGTTGGGGTAGTTCGTGGAACATTAAAAACGAAGATACCAGATCGTAGGACTGACTGGGTAATTGAGTTTTTTCCGCAGCTGCGTGTTGCCATTGAATCGTCTTTTGTTTTTGTTGAGCTTGGTATTGGGCAACGGCTAAATAGTAGGGAGAGAGATCTAACCCAGTTACCTTGGCTTGGGGATAAGTATCTTGCAGCGCAAAGCTACTCATGCCGACACTACAGCCTAAATCGACAATATCGTTAATTTCTGCCTTGATTTGCTCCTTCAATATCCGGTGATATTCCCGCCGCAATCGCGGATCGCCGTCCATCCCCGCCCCGGGCCAGATGGTAGAATGGACAGCATAGGCGGCAGATTCTACCTCAAAGGCTGGCAACCAGTCTAAATTGCCC contains the following coding sequences:
- a CDS encoding Uma2 family endonuclease; translation: MSQTLPKTVNFEEFVLWLPENSGVRYELHKGNIIEMAQPAGEHEEIKGFLTVKLSGIIDRLGLPYLIPNQAIVRPAGKNSGYFPDVLVLNRTKLAQEKLWKKESILRDGASIPLIIEVVSTNWRDDYYLKFADYEEMGIPEYWIVDYAALGGRNFLGTPKQPTISVCRLVEEEYQIRQFRDRDILISQTFTELNLTVNQIFLSL
- a CDS encoding HupE/UreJ family protein — encoded protein: MKIIFRQSWTKILTIVPLFLLIFASKTLAHHAMAGQTPDNFWNGFLSGLAHPIIGLDHLAFVVASGLIAVGMEQGLLIPLAFAIATLIGTGIHLQGINLLFPEGIVALSVVIFGVVLTLKKGLQTHSNLYTIALATLAMIAGIFHGYAYGESIIGARVAALVAYLIGFTVIQLAIASGAFFLGSVIKEKLAKQATLISKFIGLAIMAIGTTFLVGIK